One genomic region from Bufo bufo chromosome 3, aBufBuf1.1, whole genome shotgun sequence encodes:
- the BYSL gene encoding bystin, translated as MPKQRSSRNATARHVALTEQILQDGSVRPTTRVKRRGQGPDEPQDDDYVDEKLSRRILEQARIQQEELEAEHGAGSLAPKPKTTVLDYKNKNLDSDSEDEEWPTLEKASSMDAGSYNEDVEVNPEDERAIEMFMNKNPPLRRTLADIIMEKITEKQTEVESVMSEVSGRPMPQLDPRVLEVYKGVKEVLSTYRSGKLPKAFKIVPALANWEQILYITEPESWTAAAMYQATRIFSSNLTERMAQRFYNLVLLPRVRDDIAEYKRLNFHLYMALKKALFKPGAWFKGILIPLCESGSCTLREAVIIGSILTKCSIPVLHSSAAMLKIAEMTYNGANSIFLRLLIDKKYALPFRVLDALVFHFLVFRTDRRELPVLWHQSLLTLCQRYKEDLSSEQKEALLELLRIHNHPQIANEIRRELVNSKSRDTECVAPMGMD; from the exons ATGCCGAAACAGCGGAGTTCACGGAACGCGACTGCTCGTCATGTGGCGCTGACGGAACAGATCCTGCAGGACGGATCAGTCAGGCCCACCACCAGGGTAAAGCGGCGGGGACAAGGGCCTGATGAGCCGCAAGATGATGATTATGTGGATGAGAAGTTGTCTCGGAGGATCCTGGAGCAGGCCCGGATTCAGcaggaagaactggaggctgagcACGGAGCTGGCAGTCTGGCCCCCAAGCCGAAGAcgacggtgttag ATTACAAGAACAAAAACCTTGATTCCGATTCTGAGGATGAGGAGTGGCCTACCCTGGAGAAGGCTTCTTCAATGGATGCTGGGAGCTACAACGAGGACGTGGAGGTGAATCCTGAGGATGAGAGAGCCATCGAAATGTTCATGAACAAAAATCCACCCCTAAG GCGAACGCTTGCTGATATAATCATGGAAAAGATCACAGAGAAGCAAACAGAAGTAGAGTCAGTGATGTCAGAGGTTTCCGGAAGGCCAATGCCACAACTTGACCCCCGAGTGCTAGAAGTATACAAGGGAGTAAAAGAG GTGTTATCCACATACCGTAGTGGTAAGCTACCAAAAGCCTTCAAGATTGTGCCGGCTTTGGCAAACTGGGAGCAAATCCTGTACATTACTGAACCTGaatcttggactgctgcagccatgTACCAAGCTACTCG AATCTTTTCTTCAAATTTAACTGAACGTATGGCACAGCGTTTTTACAACTTGGTTCTGCTTCCACGAGTGCGCGATGACATTGCAGAATACAAAAGACTCAACTTCCACCTTTATATGGCTCTTAAAAAGGCATTGTTCAAACCTGGAGCTTGGTTTAAAG GAATCCTCATACCTCTTTGTGAGTCTGGAAGTTGTACCTTGAGAGAAGCTGTGATCATTGGAAGTATCCTGACTAAATGCTCTATTCCAGTTCTGCACTCAAG TGCTGCCATGCTGAAGATTGCAGAAATGACATACAATGGAGCAAACAGTATCTTCCTTCGGCTTCTGATAGACAAGAAGTACGCTCTTCCTTTCCGGGTTCTTGATGCTCTTGTCTTCCACTTCTTGGTGTTCCGCACAGATCGTAGAGAACTCCCGGTACTTTGGCATCAAAGTCTTCTTACACTTTGCCAGCGATATAAAGAAGATCTGTCCTCAGAgcagaaagaggccttactggaaCTGTTACGAATCCACAATCATCCACAGATAGCTAATGAAATTCGTAGAGAGTTGGTTAATTCTAAATCTAGAGATACTGAGTGTGTCGCACCTATGGGCATGGACTAA